The following proteins are co-located in the Streptomyces sp. NBC_01198 genome:
- a CDS encoding MFS transporter — translation MTDEGTVGVFDTLKATPVTVRYLLGGVLINQLGAFVQTFLVLYLTHRHMSVQAAGLSLVAFSAGTILGTMLGSEATQRFGPRFTIVAAMAGSGPLIAVIPLLSRSGLLVPLLLVVGLGGLLGQAYRPAAYVLLSDLMPKQHAKMGFSMFRIALNTGAAVAPMIAAGLILVDWDALFWLDGATALAYAALAFALLPRQAVLAAQERAAAQDAAEPSQDAADEPAPITGRAAYAAILRDRKYLLYLAAVMLGTLAYMQSVVALPLQIKADDYPTGLYSAVLTISSVVLITCELKITTYILRIPTHTAVLVGHLVNALGFVGYALSAHSPVYLVAGAVLEVAGVMIAGPSMYAHPAAFPARLKTRYIGVMQAATGLAAALGPLITVYVWTRLDHGFWMLCALAAAVTGVLAMAGTNREEEHGLAAEQGEPTEGKAEEVVGGTA, via the coding sequence ATGACCGACGAGGGCACGGTCGGTGTGTTCGACACGCTGAAGGCGACCCCGGTGACGGTGCGCTACCTGCTCGGTGGCGTGCTGATCAACCAGCTGGGCGCGTTCGTCCAGACGTTCCTCGTGCTGTATCTGACGCACCGGCACATGTCCGTCCAGGCTGCGGGCCTGAGCCTGGTCGCGTTCAGCGCGGGCACGATCCTCGGCACCATGCTGGGCAGCGAGGCCACCCAGCGGTTCGGGCCGCGGTTCACCATCGTGGCCGCGATGGCCGGTTCCGGTCCGCTGATCGCGGTGATCCCGCTGCTCAGCCGCTCGGGCCTGCTGGTGCCGCTGCTGCTGGTGGTGGGCCTCGGCGGCCTGCTCGGCCAGGCATACCGCCCGGCCGCCTACGTGCTGCTCAGCGACCTGATGCCCAAGCAGCACGCCAAGATGGGCTTCTCGATGTTCCGCATCGCGCTGAACACCGGTGCCGCGGTGGCGCCGATGATCGCCGCGGGGCTCATCCTGGTCGACTGGGACGCGCTGTTCTGGCTGGACGGCGCGACCGCGCTGGCCTACGCGGCGCTGGCCTTCGCGCTGCTGCCCCGGCAGGCGGTGCTCGCCGCGCAGGAGCGGGCCGCGGCGCAGGACGCCGCGGAGCCGTCGCAGGACGCGGCGGACGAACCGGCGCCGATCACCGGGCGGGCCGCGTACGCCGCGATCCTGCGGGACCGCAAGTACCTGCTGTATCTGGCCGCCGTCATGCTCGGCACCCTCGCCTACATGCAGTCGGTGGTCGCGCTGCCGCTGCAGATCAAGGCGGACGACTACCCGACCGGGCTGTACAGCGCGGTGCTGACCATCTCCTCGGTGGTGCTGATCACCTGCGAGCTGAAGATCACCACGTACATCCTGCGGATCCCGACGCACACCGCCGTGCTGGTCGGCCACCTGGTGAACGCGCTCGGCTTCGTGGGCTACGCCCTGTCCGCCCACTCCCCCGTCTACCTGGTGGCCGGCGCGGTGCTCGAAGTGGCCGGCGTGATGATCGCGGGCCCGAGCATGTACGCCCACCCGGCCGCGTTCCCCGCGCGGCTCAAGACCCGCTACATCGGCGTCATGCAGGCGGCGACGGGGCTGGCCGCGGCGCTCGGGCCGCTCATCACGGTCTACGTCTGGACCCGGCTCGACCACGGCTTCTGGATGCTGTGCGCCCTGGCGGCCGCCGTCACCGGCGTGCTGGCCATGGCGGGCACGAACCGCGAGGAGGAGCACGGCCTCGCGGCGGAGCAGGGCGAACCCACTGAGGGCAAGGCTGAGGAAGTCGTCGGAGGCACCGCATGA
- a CDS encoding lysine N(6)-hydroxylase/L-ornithine N(5)-oxygenase family protein produces MTHREVDVLAIGAGPANLALAAAIEECGSTELAESTLLLEQAPDIKWQRDLLMPWARSQVSFLKDLVTLRNPRSKFSFLSFLHDHGRLDHFVNLGTFHPYRWEFSDYLQWVATSLERVQIRYSARAAGITPDRDSHDAITGWTVTLTDGDTIHCRDLVIGGGRDARIPEPFDQLPPDRVIHSSTYRGRIAEIPKDQPLRAVVVGGAQSAAEMFYALHENLPESQITMVVRSIGLQNYQTSKFVNELFFPSFVDDFYDTPQDVRAQVLDEMRFTNYAGLAPPFLDELYAMLYRNRMLGNQRSEVRAMTEVTGARIEDNDVVLDLRDRKTGKESPLRCDLVLLGTGYDTRMPALVRDLAEHAGLDSVSVSRSYRVDLGASSPGAVYLQGVNESTHGIADSLISVLAHRSHDIVTDLLTRRTTVEAGAAR; encoded by the coding sequence ATGACTCACCGCGAGGTTGATGTTCTGGCGATCGGTGCGGGCCCGGCGAATTTGGCCCTCGCAGCGGCGATCGAGGAGTGCGGATCCACGGAACTCGCCGAGAGCACTCTGCTGCTCGAACAGGCTCCCGACATCAAATGGCAACGCGATCTGCTGATGCCCTGGGCGCGCAGCCAGGTGTCCTTCCTCAAGGACCTGGTGACCCTGCGCAATCCGCGCAGCAAATTCTCGTTCCTCAGCTTCCTGCACGACCACGGCAGGCTCGACCACTTCGTGAACCTGGGCACCTTCCACCCCTACCGGTGGGAGTTCTCCGACTATCTGCAGTGGGTGGCCACGTCGCTGGAGCGGGTGCAGATCCGCTACAGCGCCCGGGCCGCCGGCATCACCCCCGACCGCGACAGCCACGACGCCATCACCGGCTGGACGGTGACCCTGACCGACGGCGACACCATCCACTGCCGTGACCTGGTCATCGGCGGCGGCCGCGACGCCCGCATCCCGGAGCCCTTCGACCAGCTGCCGCCGGACCGGGTCATCCACAGCTCCACCTACCGCGGGCGGATCGCGGAGATCCCCAAGGACCAGCCGCTGCGGGCAGTCGTCGTCGGCGGTGCGCAGAGCGCCGCGGAGATGTTCTACGCGCTGCACGAGAACCTGCCGGAGAGCCAGATCACCATGGTGGTCCGCTCCATAGGCCTGCAGAACTACCAGACGAGCAAATTCGTCAACGAGCTGTTCTTCCCGTCCTTCGTGGACGACTTCTACGACACCCCGCAGGACGTACGCGCGCAGGTGCTCGACGAAATGCGGTTCACGAATTACGCGGGGCTCGCGCCGCCGTTCCTCGACGAGCTCTACGCGATGCTCTACCGCAATCGGATGCTCGGGAACCAGCGTTCCGAGGTCCGTGCGATGACCGAGGTGACCGGCGCGCGAATCGAGGACAACGACGTCGTTCTCGACCTCAGGGACCGTAAGACAGGAAAGGAGTCGCCGCTGCGCTGCGACCTCGTCCTGCTCGGCACCGGCTACGACACGCGTATGCCCGCCCTGGTGCGGGACCTCGCCGAGCACGCCGGGCTCGACAGCGTCTCGGTGAGCCGCAGTTACCGGGTCGACCTCGGCGCCTCCAGCCCGGGCGCGGTGTACCTCCAGGGCGTCAACGAGTCCACCCACGGCATCGCCGACTCCCTCATCAGCGTCCTGGCGCACCGCAGCCACGACATCGTCACCGACCTGCTGACCCGCCGCACCACCGTCGAGGCGGGGGCCGCCCGATGA
- a CDS encoding acyl-CoA dehydrogenase family protein: MTTTAAHSGEPDTAAEILARAKALAPVLRERAAEIEQNRRLPADVVELLRGTGVFRMGSGREWGGPELTSMDQTRVVEALAYGDASAAWCGAIGSLTGPITSFLDAQVVKEVFPRQDMITAGVLAPAGHAERVPGGFRLTGRWSFGSGIDHSDWVTSGAFVFEDGKPYASPDGSNPHESRQFLVPRAQVETVDNWYTTGLCGTGSCDYTITDVFVPENHTYTFYEPRGRTSPLSTPDAFMRMLCGVALGVSRAALDHCREIATGRIDRMTGTAWSDSFRVQVTLAECEADFNATRNAVYGGMTRLWEVLEAGGEPTPEERAASPLSWLHAYRTSRSIVNRLYDLLQTWSINRSSPMDRWLRDTTTMCQNLPAQDIVLESVGAYLLGGTPKFRISLGITT; the protein is encoded by the coding sequence ATGACGACGACGGCGGCACACAGCGGGGAGCCGGACACCGCGGCCGAGATCCTGGCCCGGGCGAAGGCACTGGCCCCGGTACTGCGGGAGCGGGCCGCGGAGATCGAGCAGAACCGCAGGCTGCCGGCCGACGTGGTGGAACTGCTGCGCGGCACCGGCGTCTTCCGGATGGGCTCGGGCCGGGAGTGGGGCGGCCCCGAGCTGACGTCGATGGACCAGACGCGGGTCGTCGAGGCGCTGGCGTACGGCGACGCCTCGGCGGCCTGGTGCGGGGCGATCGGCTCGCTGACCGGGCCGATCACCAGCTTCCTTGACGCCCAGGTGGTCAAGGAGGTCTTCCCGCGGCAGGACATGATCACCGCGGGGGTGCTCGCCCCGGCCGGGCACGCGGAGCGGGTCCCCGGCGGCTTCAGGCTGACCGGCCGCTGGTCGTTCGGCAGCGGCATCGACCACAGCGACTGGGTGACCTCGGGCGCCTTCGTCTTCGAGGACGGCAAGCCGTACGCCAGCCCGGACGGCAGCAACCCGCACGAGTCGCGGCAGTTCCTGGTGCCGCGCGCGCAGGTCGAGACGGTCGACAACTGGTACACCACCGGCCTGTGCGGCACCGGCAGTTGCGACTACACGATCACCGACGTCTTCGTGCCGGAGAACCACACCTACACCTTCTACGAGCCGCGCGGCCGGACCAGCCCGCTCTCCACGCCCGACGCCTTCATGCGGATGCTGTGCGGGGTGGCGCTGGGCGTCTCGCGGGCCGCGCTCGACCACTGCCGGGAGATCGCCACCGGCCGCATCGACCGGATGACCGGCACCGCCTGGTCCGACAGCTTCCGGGTGCAGGTCACCCTCGCCGAGTGCGAGGCCGACTTCAACGCCACCCGCAACGCCGTCTACGGCGGTATGACCCGGCTGTGGGAGGTGCTCGAAGCCGGCGGCGAGCCGACCCCCGAGGAGCGCGCCGCCTCGCCGCTGTCCTGGCTGCACGCCTACCGGACCTCGCGCTCCATCGTCAACCGGCTCTACGACCTGCTGCAGACCTGGTCGATCAACCGGTCCTCGCCGATGGACCGCTGGCTGCGCGACACCACGACCATGTGCCAGAACCTCCCGGCGCAGGACATCGTCCTGGAGTCGGTCGGCGCCTACCTGCTCGGCGGGACGCCCAAGTTCCGGATCAGCCTCGGCATCACCACGTGA
- a CDS encoding ATP-grasp domain-containing protein: MSRGTLLVIGSGLKVYREYLVAPISRRAREAGLETVLLNNLRPTWQQDYFDEIVVANVFDSEVMGQAAREVAARRNVVSLMCWDEPLVLDAGLLAAEFGVPGLSARGVRGCRDKELTRAELTAAGLHQPGFGLTTTVEEAKAVAARIGYPVVLKPRAMGASIGVVFAADESELDAAFRIALAASEVDPGPYRASAIVEEFAPGPEISIDGAVHKGEYLPLFVARKYSSDHPYFEEVGHTVDAADPLLDDKELIRTLARAHQALGIEDGITHSEVRLTGRGPLIIEVNGRLGGDLIPFLGRIATGIEPGEVLFDVATGQRPDIAPTRRAVAGIRFGYPEQDCLLRSVRVPAPGRAPGLVAAAPMADPGTTLRLPPGGYLARHSFVVCEADDLDGCRQRLTDAAALVELDTEPVEAADPQAPFAMPAGLLDVDE, from the coding sequence ATGAGCAGGGGCACCTTGCTGGTGATCGGCAGCGGGCTCAAGGTCTACCGGGAGTATCTGGTCGCGCCGATCAGCCGGCGGGCCCGCGAGGCGGGCCTGGAGACGGTGCTGCTGAACAACCTGCGGCCGACCTGGCAGCAGGACTACTTCGACGAGATCGTCGTCGCCAACGTCTTCGACTCCGAGGTGATGGGGCAGGCCGCCCGCGAGGTGGCCGCCCGGCGCAACGTGGTCAGCCTCATGTGCTGGGACGAGCCGCTGGTGCTGGACGCGGGGCTGCTGGCCGCCGAGTTCGGGGTGCCGGGCCTGTCGGCGCGCGGGGTGCGCGGCTGCCGGGACAAGGAGCTGACCCGTGCCGAGCTGACCGCGGCGGGCCTGCACCAGCCGGGCTTCGGGCTGACCACCACGGTGGAGGAGGCCAAGGCGGTGGCCGCCAGGATCGGCTACCCGGTGGTGCTCAAGCCGCGGGCGATGGGCGCGAGCATCGGCGTGGTCTTCGCGGCCGACGAGTCCGAGCTGGACGCGGCCTTCCGGATCGCGCTGGCGGCCAGCGAGGTGGACCCGGGGCCGTACCGCGCCAGCGCGATCGTGGAGGAGTTCGCGCCGGGGCCGGAGATCAGCATCGACGGGGCGGTGCACAAGGGCGAGTACCTGCCGCTGTTCGTGGCGCGCAAGTACAGCAGCGACCACCCGTACTTCGAGGAGGTCGGCCACACCGTGGACGCGGCCGACCCCCTGCTGGACGACAAGGAGCTGATCCGCACCCTGGCCCGGGCGCACCAGGCGCTCGGCATCGAGGACGGCATCACCCACAGCGAGGTGCGGCTGACCGGGCGCGGGCCGCTGATCATCGAGGTCAACGGCCGGCTCGGCGGCGACCTGATCCCCTTCCTCGGCCGGATCGCCACCGGGATCGAGCCGGGCGAGGTGCTCTTCGACGTGGCCACCGGGCAGCGCCCGGACATCGCGCCGACCCGGCGGGCGGTGGCCGGCATCAGGTTCGGCTACCCGGAGCAGGACTGCCTGCTCAGGTCCGTGCGGGTGCCGGCGCCTGGCCGGGCGCCCGGCCTGGTGGCGGCGGCGCCGATGGCGGATCCGGGCACGACGCTGCGGCTGCCGCCCGGCGGCTACCTGGCCCGGCACTCCTTCGTGGTGTGCGAGGCCGACGACCTGGATGGCTGCCGGCAGCGGCTGACGGACGCCGCGGCGCTGGTCGAGCTGGACACCGAACCGGTGGAGGCCGCCGACCCGCAGGCGCCGTTCGCGATGCCGGCCGGCCTGCTGGACGTGGACGAGTGA
- a CDS encoding helix-turn-helix domain-containing protein: MAPHHGDSPPLIHGFLRQARKQHSGPADRATHLAAGKRRSGLSQQDVAQYMGVSTRLYQDWEGGVRPIPLHRLDSLAEALDLDSARRDELWFIASGGFPPLGPSRPDPDAVTGWTSYLRALPVPSLAVDAGWRIEESNTAWQRLFLSAGEPAPTNLLRFVLFSPYARRLCGEWEDGWATSYLRQLRLEAETTRSLELRMIIDELQDHPDLADLWRAVDQSSRITLHNDGQVRIIVPPVGGHPQHVRTLVSSPAHDPRRRMVTFLPTQHSEDAA, encoded by the coding sequence ATGGCACCGCACCACGGGGATTCCCCGCCACTGATCCACGGCTTCCTCCGCCAAGCCCGCAAGCAGCACAGCGGACCTGCGGATCGCGCGACCCATCTGGCAGCGGGAAAGCGACGCAGTGGGTTGAGCCAACAGGACGTGGCGCAGTACATGGGCGTGTCAACCCGGCTGTATCAGGACTGGGAGGGCGGTGTCCGGCCGATTCCGCTGCATCGGCTGGACTCGCTCGCTGAAGCCCTCGACCTCGATTCGGCCCGCCGCGACGAACTGTGGTTCATCGCCAGCGGTGGCTTCCCGCCCCTCGGCCCGAGCCGCCCCGACCCGGACGCCGTCACCGGCTGGACCAGCTACCTGCGTGCCCTGCCGGTCCCCTCGCTAGCCGTCGACGCCGGCTGGCGGATCGAGGAGAGCAACACCGCCTGGCAGCGGCTCTTCCTGTCGGCCGGCGAGCCCGCCCCGACCAACCTGCTGCGGTTCGTGCTCTTCAGCCCCTACGCCCGCCGGCTGTGCGGGGAGTGGGAGGACGGCTGGGCCACCTCGTACCTGCGCCAGTTGCGGCTGGAGGCGGAGACCACCCGCAGCCTGGAGCTGCGGATGATCATCGACGAGCTGCAGGACCACCCCGACCTGGCGGACCTGTGGCGGGCGGTGGACCAGTCGAGCCGGATCACCCTGCACAACGACGGGCAGGTCCGCATCATCGTGCCGCCGGTCGGCGGCCACCCGCAGCACGTCCGCACCCTGGTGTCCTCCCCGGCGCACGACCCGCGCCGCCGCATGGTGACCTTCCTGCCGACCCAGCACTCCGAGGACGCCGCCTAG
- a CDS encoding NAD(P)/FAD-dependent oxidoreductase has protein sequence MTAATGRAARVVVVGAGVTGLLTAVECVLAGHRVTVLDRGAIPDPAATSADQHRALRTLAVGDAAATRRMGAAHRRWHELESVLGAGFYRQVGVVTAWPRERLAEVTRFAAGAGVPVRTLGPRALPQLGFPDGTAGVRESQAGVLLAGRVLRAAARWLAARPTAALRPYTPVTAVDTDTGKVTLAGGGVIGGDLLLVAAGPWTRDLVERPAVLHRQTMVYLRPDGRQARRWRNAPAVGGLGADGRAWVVPPVAGTLLKVSSDAVCRPAADTDASAENQTPWAERLTGAGILRDPARYEVVAVKACHYTTDTAAGGARLARMSPAVWARTACGGSGFASAPLVAVTMAEAAKEAAI, from the coding sequence GTGACCGCGGCGACCGGCCGCGCCGCCCGGGTGGTGGTGGTCGGAGCGGGCGTCACCGGGCTGCTGACGGCGGTGGAGTGCGTGCTGGCCGGGCACCGCGTCACCGTGCTCGACCGGGGCGCGATCCCCGACCCGGCGGCGACCTCCGCCGACCAGCACCGGGCGCTGCGCACCCTCGCGGTGGGCGACGCCGCCGCCACCCGGCGGATGGGTGCGGCCCACCGCCGCTGGCACGAACTGGAGTCGGTGCTGGGGGCGGGCTTCTACCGGCAGGTCGGCGTCGTGACGGCGTGGCCGCGCGAGCGGCTGGCCGAGGTGACGCGTTTCGCGGCCGGGGCGGGCGTCCCGGTGCGGACGCTGGGCCCCCGCGCGCTGCCGCAGCTCGGCTTCCCCGACGGCACCGCCGGCGTGCGGGAGTCGCAGGCCGGCGTGCTGCTGGCCGGGCGGGTGCTGCGGGCGGCCGCACGGTGGCTGGCGGCCAGGCCCACGGCGGCGCTGCGGCCGTACACGCCGGTGACGGCGGTCGACACCGACACCGGCAAGGTCACGCTGGCCGGCGGCGGCGTGATCGGCGGCGACCTGCTGCTGGTCGCGGCCGGCCCGTGGACCAGGGACCTGGTCGAGCGGCCCGCGGTGCTGCACCGCCAGACCATGGTCTACCTGCGGCCGGACGGGCGGCAGGCCCGCCGCTGGCGGAACGCGCCCGCGGTGGGCGGCCTCGGCGCGGACGGCCGGGCCTGGGTGGTGCCGCCGGTGGCGGGGACGCTGCTCAAGGTCAGCTCGGACGCGGTGTGCCGGCCGGCGGCGGACACCGACGCGAGCGCCGAGAACCAGACACCGTGGGCCGAACGGCTGACGGGTGCCGGGATTCTCCGGGACCCTGCCCGCTACGAGGTGGTCGCGGTCAAGGCGTGCCACTACACGACCGATACGGCCGCCGGCGGTGCCCGGCTGGCCCGGATGAGTCCAGCCGTCTGGGCGCGCACGGCCTGCGGGGGCTCCGGGTTCGCGTCCGCCCCGCTGGTCGCCGTGACGATGGCGGAGGCGGCGAAGGAGGCTGCGATATGA
- a CDS encoding class I tRNA ligase family protein, whose translation MERTMVIAPGPTANGDLHLGHLAGPFLSADVCARYARAAGRDVLFGTGVHFTQNYIVTTARRLGVPPEELRVRSGEQVERTLAAVGIEPDGFVRFDERYVTGVQQLFGRLHSAGKLELRAVPFPYVARTGEFLTDAYVRGTCPVCLSEGCAGLCEGCGHWIGSGELIEPRSTLDPDDEVELREARVLVLPLEEHREALTAYFAGLAATMRPRLARLIEELLSRPLPDYPVTLPISWGIPAPFPEVEGQVIYADAEVIAWSMHSSALAAERRGEAPAGDDALWFAESGAKVVYFFGSDAGFAFGVVGVAMLMALGGYTLPEHFVTNEFYELDNDKFSSSRGHVVTGRELAAEVPRDLIRFYLAATGPDFQRTNFTRGAMAQVTTSRLVEPWNRVAEKAGRFAGGGPLPVSARSREAAARMAERFAAGYDARRFSLTAAAFTLTEQLGRLDRWEVTAADAGDFCHEVDVFLRCAAPLLIDLAAQALPDLTVPAASPATEITPRALPRLTETAQ comes from the coding sequence ATGGAACGCACGATGGTGATCGCCCCCGGCCCGACGGCGAACGGCGATCTGCACCTCGGCCACCTGGCAGGACCGTTCCTCAGCGCCGACGTCTGTGCCAGGTACGCGCGTGCCGCCGGCCGCGACGTGCTCTTCGGTACCGGCGTGCACTTCACCCAGAACTACATCGTGACCACCGCCAGGCGGCTGGGTGTGCCGCCGGAGGAGCTCCGGGTCAGGTCCGGTGAGCAGGTGGAGAGGACCCTGGCGGCGGTCGGCATCGAGCCGGACGGCTTCGTCCGCTTCGACGAGCGGTACGTCACCGGCGTGCAGCAGCTGTTCGGCCGGCTGCACAGCGCGGGCAAGCTCGAACTGCGGGCGGTGCCCTTCCCGTACGTGGCCCGCACCGGCGAGTTCCTCACCGACGCCTACGTCCGCGGCACCTGCCCGGTCTGCCTGTCGGAGGGGTGCGCCGGGCTGTGCGAGGGCTGCGGGCACTGGATCGGCTCGGGCGAGCTGATCGAGCCCCGCTCGACGCTGGATCCCGACGACGAGGTGGAACTGCGCGAGGCGCGGGTGCTCGTGCTGCCGCTGGAGGAGCACCGGGAGGCGCTGACCGCCTACTTCGCCGGGCTCGCCGCCACGATGCGGCCCCGGCTGGCGCGGCTGATCGAGGAGCTGCTGTCCCGCCCGCTGCCGGACTACCCGGTCACGCTGCCGATCTCCTGGGGCATCCCCGCGCCCTTCCCTGAGGTCGAGGGCCAGGTGATCTACGCCGACGCCGAGGTCATCGCCTGGAGCATGCACAGCTCCGCGCTGGCCGCCGAGCGGCGCGGCGAGGCACCGGCCGGCGACGACGCGCTGTGGTTCGCCGAGTCGGGCGCGAAGGTCGTCTACTTCTTCGGCTCCGACGCCGGTTTCGCCTTCGGGGTGGTCGGCGTGGCGATGCTGATGGCGCTGGGCGGCTACACGCTGCCCGAGCACTTCGTGACCAACGAGTTCTACGAGCTGGACAACGACAAGTTCTCCAGCAGCCGCGGCCATGTGGTGACAGGACGGGAGCTGGCCGCCGAGGTGCCCAGGGACCTGATCCGCTTCTACCTCGCCGCCACCGGGCCGGACTTCCAGCGCACCAACTTCACCCGCGGCGCGATGGCCCAGGTGACCACCTCACGGCTGGTGGAGCCGTGGAACCGGGTGGCGGAGAAGGCCGGGCGCTTCGCCGGCGGCGGCCCGCTGCCGGTCTCGGCGCGCTCCAGGGAGGCCGCCGCTCGGATGGCGGAGCGTTTCGCGGCCGGTTACGACGCGCGCCGCTTCAGCCTGACCGCCGCCGCGTTCACGCTGACCGAGCAGCTGGGCCGGCTCGACCGCTGGGAGGTGACCGCCGCGGACGCGGGGGACTTCTGCCACGAGGTGGACGTCTTCCTGCGCTGTGCGGCGCCGCTGCTGATCGACCTGGCCGCCCAGGCACTGCCCGACCTGACCGTCCCGGCCGCGTCCCCGGCCACCGAGATCACCCCCCGCGCGCTGCCACGGCTGACCGAGACCGCGCAGTGA
- a CDS encoding ATP-grasp domain-containing protein gives MTEQQATSGPRGPVVIVGFVGVTIPFIESFQPEGSVVYVEEPDVVRKREARDKLAAVGYVRELIEWEYHLPGKADEFHAAHPDLHPVAVVPAIEYAVPFAARLAERYGLPGASLGAALILRDKALLRQVSAAAGIANPASVRVHGPQDVRDFLRDHPGPAVLKPANRQASLGVRVLHDPAEVASAWEECLVQDEGILVPDRAMDVVMLAEEFVRGEEYSVEMLVRRGEPLFTNVTAKVLYPGPYPVEQAHIVPADIPDELADLLGERTARLMTAIGFGDGVVHCEWIVADGVPHLVECAGRMPGDAILDLIEVAYPLEFMRSYFALLKGEQPPAELPVRAKGGAAVRFLAPGAGTVVSVSGVEDAEKAEGVLLVHCTVPGAAFGGLRNSWDRGGIVLARADTPAEAHRLAGAAAAMVRVEMRPPGESPVAEKP, from the coding sequence ATGACAGAGCAGCAGGCCACGTCAGGACCGCGCGGTCCTGTGGTGATCGTCGGCTTCGTGGGGGTCACCATCCCCTTCATCGAGTCCTTCCAGCCGGAGGGATCGGTGGTCTACGTCGAGGAGCCGGACGTCGTACGCAAGCGGGAGGCGCGCGACAAGCTCGCCGCCGTCGGATACGTCCGCGAGCTGATCGAGTGGGAGTACCACCTGCCGGGCAAGGCCGACGAGTTCCACGCCGCCCACCCGGACCTGCACCCGGTCGCCGTCGTCCCCGCCATCGAGTACGCGGTGCCCTTCGCCGCCCGGCTCGCCGAGCGCTACGGCCTGCCGGGCGCGAGCCTGGGCGCCGCCCTGATCCTGCGGGACAAGGCGCTGCTGCGGCAGGTCAGCGCGGCGGCCGGGATCGCCAACCCGGCGAGCGTCAGGGTGCACGGCCCGCAGGACGTGCGGGACTTCCTGCGCGACCACCCGGGCCCCGCCGTCCTCAAGCCGGCCAACCGGCAGGCTTCGCTGGGCGTGCGGGTGCTGCACGACCCGGCGGAGGTGGCGTCGGCCTGGGAGGAGTGCCTGGTCCAGGACGAGGGCATCCTGGTGCCCGACCGGGCGATGGACGTGGTGATGCTGGCCGAGGAGTTCGTGCGGGGCGAGGAGTACAGCGTCGAGATGCTGGTGCGCCGCGGCGAGCCGCTGTTCACCAACGTCACCGCCAAGGTGCTCTACCCCGGCCCCTACCCGGTGGAGCAGGCGCACATCGTGCCGGCCGACATCCCGGACGAGCTCGCGGACCTGCTCGGCGAGCGGACCGCGCGGCTGATGACGGCGATCGGCTTCGGGGACGGGGTGGTGCACTGCGAGTGGATCGTCGCCGACGGCGTCCCCCACCTGGTGGAGTGCGCGGGCCGGATGCCCGGTGACGCCATCCTCGACCTGATCGAGGTGGCCTACCCGCTGGAGTTCATGCGCAGCTACTTCGCCCTGCTCAAGGGCGAGCAGCCGCCCGCGGAGCTGCCGGTACGGGCCAAGGGCGGTGCCGCGGTGCGTTTCCTGGCGCCCGGCGCCGGCACGGTCGTGAGCGTCAGCGGGGTCGAGGACGCGGAGAAGGCCGAGGGCGTGCTGCTGGTCCACTGCACGGTCCCCGGCGCGGCCTTCGGCGGGCTGCGCAACTCATGGGACCGCGGCGGCATCGTGCTGGCCCGCGCCGACACCCCGGCCGAGGCGCACCGGCTGGCCGGTGCGGCCGCGGCCATGGTCCGCGTCGAGATGCGGCCGCCCGGCGAAAGCCCGGTGGCGGAAAAGCCGTAA